A single window of Nicotiana sylvestris chromosome 3, ASM39365v2, whole genome shotgun sequence DNA harbors:
- the LOC138888698 gene encoding uncharacterized protein → MRPQFPIHDQCGRNHFGPCRQGSDACYACGQPGHIMRHCSMIGGGGMARSTASAGASSSLVRPPRQSMQTSAGRGRGRVGASSSKGQQNHIYALSSRQDLESSPDVVTGILFIFSINMYALIDPGSTLSYISPFVASKWDREPELLHKSFEVSTPMGESIVVRRVYRSCDVKIHDRHTLADLYELEMVDFDITMGMDWLASCYANVDCWTKIVRFNFPGEPIIEWKGDAAAPKGKFISYLKARRMILKGYIYHLV, encoded by the coding sequence ATGAGGCCTCAGTTTCCCATACATGACCAATGTGGCCGAAATCATTTTGGACCATGTCGCCagggttctgatgcatgttatgCATGTGGACAGCCAGGTCATATTATGAGACATTGTTCGATGATAGGCGGAGGGGGTATGGCTCGGTCGACGGCATCTGCAGGGGCTTCTTCTTCTTTGGTACGTCCTCCTAGGCAAAGTATGCAAACATCAGCTGGAAGGGGTAGGGGAAGAGTTGGAGCTTCTAGTTCAAAAGGTCAGCAGAATCACATATATGCTTTATCGAGTCGTCAGGATTTAGAATCATCTCCGGACGTGGTTACAGGTATATTattcatcttttctatcaataTGTATGCCTTGATAGATCCTGGTTCTACATTGTCGTATATCTCCCCCTTCGTTGCTAGTAAATGGGATAGAGAGCCTGAATTGTTGCATAAGTCATTTGAGGTATCTACGCCAATGGGTGAGTCTATTGTAGTTAGACGGGTATATCGAAGTTGTGACGTGAAGATTCACGACCGCCATACATTAGCTGATTTGTATGagctagaaatggttgattttgatatcactatgggtatggattggctggCTTCTTGTTATGCCAATGTAGATTGCTGGACAAAGATTGTTCGTTTTAATTTTCCAGGTGAGCCTATTATTGAATGGAAAGGTGATGCTGCAGCGCCTAAGGggaagtttatttcttaccttaaagcTCGAAGGATGATTTTGAAGGGGTATATCTATCATTTGGTATAA